The Streptomyces rimosus genomic interval CGCGTCGACCGGGACGGTGACCGGCTGCGGGGCGCCCGCGACGGCCCAGTCCGGGTCCTTGAGGCCGTTGCCGGTGACCGTGCAGACGATGCGCTGGCCCGGGTCGACCTTGCCCTCGTCGGCGGCCTTGAGCAGACCGGCCACCGAGGCGGCCGAGGCGGGCTCCACGAAGACGCCCTCCTGGGAGGCCAGCAGCCGGTAGGCGGCCAGGATCTGACGGTCGGTCACTTCGTCGATGAAGCCGCCGGACTCGTCCCGGGCGCGCTCGGCGAACTGCCAGGAGGCGGGGTTGCCGATGCGGATGGCGGTCGCGATCGTGTGCGGATCCTTGACGACTTCGCCACGTACGATCGGCGCGCTGCCGGACGCCTGGAAGCCCCACATGCGCGGGGTGCGCGAGGCGATGCCGTCGGCGGCGTACTCCTGGTACCCCTTCCAGTACGCGGTGATGTTGCCCGCGTTGCCGACCGGCAGCACATGGATGTCCGGCGCGTCGTCCAGCATGTCCACGATCTCGAAGGCGGCGGTCTTCTGGCCCTCGATCCGTACCGGGTTGACGGAGTTCACAAGTGCGACAGGGTACTTCTCCGAGAGGCCCCGGGCCAGCGTCAGACAGTCGTCGAAATTGCCGTCGACCTGGAGGATCTTCGCGCCGTGCACCAGCGCCTGGCCCATCTTGCCCAGCGCGATCTTGCCCTGCGGGACGAGAACGGCGCAGACCATTCCGGCCCGTACGGCGTACGCGGCCGCCGAGGCGGAGGTGTTGCCGGTCGAGGCACAGATGACGGCCTTGGCGCCCTCCTCCTTGGCGCGGGTGATGGCCATCGTCATGCCGCGGTCCTTGAAGGAGCCGGTGGGGTTGGCACCCTCCACCTTGAGATGCACCTCACAGCCCGTGCGCTCGGAGAGCACCTGGGCGGGCACCAGCGGCGTACCGCCCTCACGCAGCGTGACGACCTCGGTCGACGCCCCGACCGGCAGCCGGTCGCGGTACTCCTCGATGATTCCGCGCCACTGACGGCTAGCGGTGGAAATGGCAGACATGGGTTCCTTTACTCCCCTTCGACCCGCATGATGCTGGCGACGCCCCGGACGGTGTCCAGTTCGCGCAGCGCGTCGACGGTCGACGACAGGGCGGCGTCGGCCGCCCGGTGCGTGACGACGACGAGGGACGCCTCTCCCCCGTTCGCGGTCTCCCCGGAGCGGGCGGCACCCCCGTCCTTGCTCTGCTGGCGCACGGTGTCGATGGACACGCCGTGCTCGGCGAAGACCGTGGCCACCTGGGCCAGGACACCGGGCTTGTCGGCCACGTCCAGGCTGATGTGGTAGCGGGTGACCACGTCGCCCATCGGCCCGACCGGCAGCTGTGTGTACGCGGACTCGCCGGGCCCGGTGGTTTCGGCCAGCTTGTTGCGGCAGACCGCCACCAGGTCGCCGAGGACCGCGGAGGCGGTCGGCGAGCCGCCCGCGCCCGGCCCGTAGAACATCAGCTGCCCGGCGGCCTCCGCCTCGACGAAGACCGCGTTGTACGCCTCGCGCACGGAGGCCAGCGGATGCGACAGCGGAATCATGGCGGGGTGCACGCGTGCCGTCACCGAGGCGCCGTCGGCGGCCCGCTCGCAGATCGCCAGCAGCTTGACCGTGCAGCCCATCCGCTTGGCGGAGGCGATGTCGGAGGCGGTGACCTCGGTCAGCCCCTCGCGGTGCACATCGTCGATGGTCACCCGGGTGTGGAAGGCGATACCGGCCAGGATGGCGGCCTTGGCGGCGGCGTCGAAGCCCTCGACGTCCGCGGTCGGGTCGGCCTCCGCGTACCCCAGCGCCGTGGCCTCGTCCAGCGCCTCGGAGTATCCGGCGCCGGTGCTGTCCATCTTGTCGAGGATGAAATTGGTCGTCCCGTTGACGATGCCGAGCACCCGGTTGACCTTGTCGCCGGCCAGCGACTCGCGCAGCGGCCGGACCAGCGGGATCGCGCCGGCCACCGCGGCCTCGTAATAGAGGTCCGCGCCGTTGGCCTCGGCCGCGGCGTGCAGCGCCGCGCCGTCCGCCGCGACCAGCGCCTTGTTGGCCGAGACCACGCTGGCGCCGTGCTCGAAAGCCGTGGTGATGAGGCCGCGGGCGGGCTCGATGCCACCGATCACCTCGACGACCACGTCGATGTCACCGCGTTTGACCAGCGCTTTCGCGTCGGTGGTGATCAGCTCGGCGGGCACTCCCGCGCGTACCCGGTCCGGACGGCGAACGGCGATTCCGGCCAGCTCGACCGGCGCACCGATGCGGGCCGTGAGGTCGTCGGCGTGCGTCGTCATGATGCGCGCCACCTCTGAGCCGACCACTCCACAGCCCAGCAGCGCCACCTTCAGCGGACGCGTACGCATCATTCGACCTCTTTCGCTTTCCTTCTCGGTAATGCACCAGTCTCACGCACCGGACCGGGTTTTCCGGCCCCGGTCCGGATGCCGAGACATTCGTTCCACCCATTGTCGGTCACTCGGCCGGTACGGCCGACACCGCCCGTACGCGCGGTCCGCCGCGCCCCGGGCGCCCGGCGACCGTCCTACCCGACGTCGAGGCGCAGCAGGTCCTCCTCCGTCTCGCGCCGGACGATGACCCGCCCCGCGCCGTCACGCACCGCGACCACCGGCGGCCGCAGCGCGTGGTTGTAGTTGCTCGCCATCGACCGGCAGTACGCGCCGGTCGCGGGCACCGCGAGCAGGTCGCCGGGCGCCACGTCGGCGGGCAGGAACGCGTCCCGTACGACGATGTCGCCGCTCTCGCAGTGCTTGCCGACCACACGGGACAGCATCGGCGGCGCGTCCGAGGCCCGCGAGGCCAGCGCCACGCTGTACTCGGCGTCGTAGAGGGCCGTACGGATGTTGTCGGACATACCGCCGTCGACGGAGACGTAGGTACGCAGCCCGTCCAGCTCCTTGACCGTGCCGACCTCGTACAGGGTGAACGCGGTGGGGCCGACGATGGCGCGGCCCGGCTCCACGGACAGCCGCGGCACGGCCAGCCCGGCCGCCGCGCACTCCCGCGTCACGATGTCCCCGAGCGCCTTCGCGATCTCGTGCGGCTCGCGCGGATCGTCGTCCGAGGTGTAGGCGATCCCGAGCCCGCCGCCCAGGTCGATCTCCGGCAGCTCCACTCCGTGCTCGTCCCGTACCTCGGTCAGCAGCTGCACCACGCGCCGCGCCGACACCTCGAAGCCGGCCATGTCGAAGATCTGCGACCCGATGTGCGAGTGGATGCCGGTCAGCTCCAGCCCGTCCAGCTTCAGCACCCGCCGTACGGCCTCCGCGGCCTGCCCGCCGGCCAGCGCGATCCCGAACTTCTGGTCCTCGTGCGCGGTCGCGATGAACTCGTGGGTGTGCGCCTCCACGCCCACCGTCACCCGGATCTGCACCCGCTGCCGCTTGCCCAGCCGGTCCGCGATGTGCGCGACCCGCACGATCTCCTGGAACGAATCCAGCACGATCCGCCCGACCCCGGCCTCCACGGCCCGGGTGATCTCATCGACGCTCTTGTTGTTGCCGTGCAGCGCGATCCGCTCGGCAGGCATCCCCGCCGCGAGCGCGGTGGCCAGCTCGCCGCCACTGCACACATCGAGATTCATGCCTTCCTCCGCCAGCCACCTCACCACGGCCCGCGAAAGAAACGCCTTACCGGCGTAGAAGACGTCCGCCCCCTCTCCGAAGGCGTCCTTCCAGGCCCGGCACCGCCCCCGGAAATCCTCCTCGTCCAGGAAGTACGCGGGCGTCCCGAACTCCTCGGCGAGCGCGGCGACATCGGCCCCGCCGACGGTGATCACACCGTCCTCGTTCCGGCGGACCGTACGGGCCCACACACGGGAATCGATGCTGTTCAGATCGGCGGGCGGAGCGGAGTAGTGCCCCTCGGGCAGGACGTCGCCGTGGCGGGGGCCTGCGGGATGTGCGGAACGGCTCATGGCGTGGGAATTCCCCTCGGAAGTGCTGCGACCTGGTCGGTACGTCGACCGGCGGGCCGGCTGCCGGACGTCCTTGTCGGGCAACGGCCGCCGGTCTCCGGCTGCCTTGGTTCGGGCTTGCCTGCCAGTGTTCGGACCAGGTCTAAAGACGATCGGGCGTGGAGATGCCGAGCAGGTGAAGGCCGTTGGCGAGCACCGTTCCGGCGGCTTCGGCGAGAGCCAGCCGGCCACGGTGCACGGCCGAGGGTTTCTCCTCACCGACAGGCAGCGGCGGACACACGTCGTGACATCGCAGCCAGGCGTCGGCGGTGACCTCCAGATGCCGCGCGACCCGGTCGGGCGCCCGGTGCCGGGCGGCGGCCTCGATGGTGGCGGGATACTCGGCGATGGCGGCGAAAAGCTCGCGGAGGGCCTGGCCCTGAGCCTCCGTCTCCCCCACTTCCCGTATGTCTGCGGGCTCGGCATCGAACCCCAGCTCACGGGCGTTACGCGTCATGGCACACGTACGGGCGTACGCGTACTGCACCCGGAAACGGGCATTGCTCTCCCGCTGCACGGGCCGGTCGGGAAGGCGTACGGCGTCACCTTGAGCGGTATGGAGCAGGACCCAGCGAGCCTCATCGGCGCCGAGACGGGCGACCAGGAGCGGCCATGCCTCGACGACCTCCCTTGTGCGGACCGTTTCCCCACCCGGCTTAGTCGCCACGCCCCCCGCAGGGAGAATCTTCTCCAGCGCCTCGGCCGTCACAGCAGCGCGCACCCCTGCACCTTCCACCGCCGCGCGGAATTCCACCCGCCCCCGGCCGCCGGCATTCCCGTACGCCGGTCCCTGCGCCAGCACACTCCGTACGAGCCCGGCCCGAGCCCCACCCGTCAACGTCACATTCAAAAACCCGGCCCCGGCAATGTCCACACGGGCGACCCCGGGCACCCCCACCAACCGCTTACGCAGCATTCCGGCCACCTCAAGCGGCGACCGCCCGGCCTGCTTGGCCATCTGCATCGCAACACCACAAGCGAAATCAACCCCGCCGTCGGCGCTCCTGCTGTCTCCACCCGGCACACGCACCACAACCCGCTCCGGCACGGTCACGGAGAGTTCCCCGTCCTCAACAGCACCACGCACGGAACAGATCACGGCGCGGGAGAACTCAGCGGGGGTCACGCCCCCAGCGTATGGGAAACACCACCCTCGACCGCCAACCGGTTTCATCCATCGGACGTGGGGGGCTTGGGGGGTGGGGGTGCTTTGGGTGCTGGGGGGAGGGGGTAGGGCGTGGGGCGCGGGGGGTGGGGATCACCGGGCGGGGCGTGGGGCGCAGGTATGGGGTCGACGCACAGGGTGTGGTGGGCGCCGGGGGGCGTGGGGATGACCGGGCAGGGCGCGGGGGCGTAGGTGGGGGGCGCCGCGCAGGGTCGCAGGTATGCGGGCGAGGGGTGTGGGGGCCGCCGGGTAGGGCGTGGGGATCACCGGGCAGGGCATCGGGCGCAGGCGCGGGGGTCGGCCGTGCAGGGTGTGGGGGCCGCCGGGCGAAGCCGTACCGGTCGCCGGACGCCTGAAGCGGGCCGACGAGCGGGCCAGGTTCTACCGGTTCACCGAACACCTACGGGGCGCCGACCACCGGGCCAGGCGGCACCGGCCGCCGGACGCCCAAGGCGGGCCGACCACCGGGCAAGGCCGCACCGACCTATGCCCCACCCGGCACCCGCCCCAAACCCACCCGACTCATCCCCCTTACCGCCCTCCACCACCCACCCCGAAACACTCCCCCGCTGCCTCTCACCCACCCGCCGCACTCCCCTTACTGCCCCTCATCCAGCCGGCCGCACCGCGGCCTCCGGCCCCCCTTCGACATCTCCCACCTTTCCCGCCTCCCCCATCTCCCCAACCTCCCCCTCGGGCCGTCCAGCCTCACCCCCAGCCGCCCCCTCGCCCTCCATCTCCCCCGCCGACCCCTCCACCCCGTCACACCTTCCACGGCTCATCAGCCGCCGCACCATACGCACCAGATCCATCGGCTCGAACGGCTTGGCCAGAAACGCGTCCACCCCCACCGCCTGCCCGCTCTCCACCTCCGCCTGCGTACAGGCACTCACGATGGCGACGGGTATCCCCCGCGTCCGCGGATCGGCCCGCAGCCGAGCCGCCGTCTGCAGCCCGTCGAGCCGGGGCATCACCACATCGAGCGTCACCACATCCGGAGCGACCCGATGCACGATCTCCAGGCACTCGGCACCATCGGCCGCGGTCACGACCTCGAAGCCCTCAAGCTCCAGGTTGACCCTGATCAACTGCCGGATGACCTTGTTGTCGTCGACGACAAGGACCCGGCCGGACAAGCCAGGCACACCTTGAGACTAGGCGCGCGCCTCCGGCTGCGTCCGGGTTTTCCCCACTTCCGCCCCGTCCGAGGGACCTTCCCCCGACCCCCACTCACCCCACCCCCACATGCGCTACTCCAACCCGTTCATGAACACCCCTCCGAAGCTGGTAGTGTTCTACCCGTCGCCGCGAACAACGGCCGACACGCCCCCGTAGCTCAGGGGATAGAGCAACGGCCTCCGGAGCCGTGTGCGCAGGTTCGAATCCTGCCGGGGGCACCTTGTACGAGGTGCCTAAAGACCCCATCATCAGCGGAGAAGCTGAGGGTGGGGTCTTAGTCCATGCGTGGAACATGTCACGCCGCAGGACGTACTGGCGGCGGTGCGCTGCAGTTTCCTGCGTCTCTACCTAGCGTGCGGAGAGCAGCGGTGCTAGGACATGCCGACTCAACGCCCTTCGGGATTGGCTTCAACCGTCTTCCGCGTCGACGCCGGCCCCAGACCCCGCAGTCGAGGGCCCGAAGGTTACTCTCCATCAGGACTGATGTGTTCGGCAACGGCGCTTATCTCCTTAACCAAGCTTTCGCCGGCCGTGATCGCACCCTGAAAGACGGGAGCAGCTTGGTTGAATACCACACATGCCGCGATCAGTCCCAGGAATGCCTTCTTCCAGCGACTGGCGTTGCCAGGTTCCACGTTCACCAACGTCGCCCCGGCCTGAGTCAGCGACCCAATCACGGCACTTGCTTCTTCAGCCACTCTGGCCGTCCCGAACAGGTCGGAGTTTTCAATGAGCCAGATCAAATGGCGGATTTGAGACACCAACGCATCCCGGACAGGTCCGTTTATTTCTGAGTCTTCCATTGCGGTGAGCAGGTCGACCCACTCATTGCACTGCCGGGACATCTCCTCGAGGTTAGTAGCCCTCGGCGCCGCTCCCGACCCCACGAGGTGCCCCGAGATCAGATCAGCTGCGGATTCGAGATGATCCAACTTGTCCTCATTGAACATGATGGCAGGCGCGCGAGTGC includes:
- the thrC gene encoding threonine synthase produces the protein MSAISTASRQWRGIIEEYRDRLPVGASTEVVTLREGGTPLVPAQVLSERTGCEVHLKVEGANPTGSFKDRGMTMAITRAKEEGAKAVICASTGNTSASAAAYAVRAGMVCAVLVPQGKIALGKMGQALVHGAKILQVDGNFDDCLTLARGLSEKYPVALVNSVNPVRIEGQKTAAFEIVDMLDDAPDIHVLPVGNAGNITAYWKGYQEYAADGIASRTPRMWGFQASGSAPIVRGEVVKDPHTIATAIRIGNPASWQFAERARDESGGFIDEVTDRQILAAYRLLASQEGVFVEPASAASVAGLLKAADEGKVDPGQRIVCTVTGNGLKDPDWAVAGAPQPVTVPVDADAAAERLGLA
- a CDS encoding homoserine dehydrogenase; amino-acid sequence: MMRTRPLKVALLGCGVVGSEVARIMTTHADDLTARIGAPVELAGIAVRRPDRVRAGVPAELITTDAKALVKRGDIDVVVEVIGGIEPARGLITTAFEHGASVVSANKALVAADGAALHAAAEANGADLYYEAAVAGAIPLVRPLRESLAGDKVNRVLGIVNGTTNFILDKMDSTGAGYSEALDEATALGYAEADPTADVEGFDAAAKAAILAGIAFHTRVTIDDVHREGLTEVTASDIASAKRMGCTVKLLAICERAADGASVTARVHPAMIPLSHPLASVREAYNAVFVEAEAAGQLMFYGPGAGGSPTASAVLGDLVAVCRNKLAETTGPGESAYTQLPVGPMGDVVTRYHISLDVADKPGVLAQVATVFAEHGVSIDTVRQQSKDGGAARSGETANGGEASLVVVTHRAADAALSSTVDALRELDTVRGVASIMRVEGE
- the lysA gene encoding diaminopimelate decarboxylase produces the protein MSRSAHPAGPRHGDVLPEGHYSAPPADLNSIDSRVWARTVRRNEDGVITVGGADVAALAEEFGTPAYFLDEEDFRGRCRAWKDAFGEGADVFYAGKAFLSRAVVRWLAEEGMNLDVCSGGELATALAAGMPAERIALHGNNKSVDEITRAVEAGVGRIVLDSFQEIVRVAHIADRLGKRQRVQIRVTVGVEAHTHEFIATAHEDQKFGIALAGGQAAEAVRRVLKLDGLELTGIHSHIGSQIFDMAGFEVSARRVVQLLTEVRDEHGVELPEIDLGGGLGIAYTSDDDPREPHEIAKALGDIVTRECAAAGLAVPRLSVEPGRAIVGPTAFTLYEVGTVKELDGLRTYVSVDGGMSDNIRTALYDAEYSVALASRASDAPPMLSRVVGKHCESGDIVVRDAFLPADVAPGDLLAVPATGAYCRSMASNYNHALRPPVVAVRDGAGRVIVRRETEEDLLRLDVG
- the nrtL gene encoding ArgS-related anticodon-binding protein NrtL, which translates into the protein MKPVGGRGWCFPYAGGVTPAEFSRAVICSVRGAVEDGELSVTVPERVVVRVPGGDSRSADGGVDFACGVAMQMAKQAGRSPLEVAGMLRKRLVGVPGVARVDIAGAGFLNVTLTGGARAGLVRSVLAQGPAYGNAGGRGRVEFRAAVEGAGVRAAVTAEALEKILPAGGVATKPGGETVRTREVVEAWPLLVARLGADEARWVLLHTAQGDAVRLPDRPVQRESNARFRVQYAYARTCAMTRNARELGFDAEPADIREVGETEAQGQALRELFAAIAEYPATIEAAARHRAPDRVARHLEVTADAWLRCHDVCPPLPVGEEKPSAVHRGRLALAEAAGTVLANGLHLLGISTPDRL
- a CDS encoding response regulator, which gives rise to MSGRVLVVDDNKVIRQLIRVNLELEGFEVVTAADGAECLEIVHRVAPDVVTLDVVMPRLDGLQTAARLRADPRTRGIPVAIVSACTQAEVESGQAVGVDAFLAKPFEPMDLVRMVRRLMSRGRCDGVEGSAGEMEGEGAAGGEAGRPEGEVGEMGEAGKVGDVEGGPEAAVRPAG